The bacterium genome includes the window GGCCGCAACGAATCTCATGCAGCATCTTCCGAACCTAATGTACAGCATCACGGATGCCTGTTTATTGGAACAGCGGCGATCCGGAAAACCACTCTCAGCCGATATTCAGAAAATCGGCCTTCTATGCGGACGTTTGCGCGACAATATGGCTAAAGTCGAACGGGATGCTGAAAAAATCGCATCAACCAATGAATTAATAAATCAGGATCCGCTGCTTGCCCGTGTCAAGGAGCTGCGTTCCATGATCAGTGATATGGTTGAAATTTTAGAAAGCCAGTTGAATCCGGCCGAAAACCGCGAAGCGAACCCTGCAGAATTTGCACTCCTTTCTCGTCGGACCTTGGCAACGGCATCGGTTTATGAAGACGTTGTGTATCGATACCTCCAAGATACGCTTGCCCGCCGCGCGGATGAATTGAATATGAGCGCATGGGTCATCACTATCGTCGCTCTGGCATCGACGCTTATCCCGGTATTTCTTGGGCTTTATTTGTTTGGTTCTGTATCAAATCCCATTCGGATGATGGCCGGGATCATGGAGCATGCTGTTCTAGATACACGCATCAGACTTTCCCGCAAGGACGAAATCGGACGAATGGCAACAGCTTTTGACCGGTTCCTTGATACGACCAAGGCCGCACTCAAAGAAGCCGCGCAAAGTTCTCACCAAGCCGTGATCATCGCGCAAAAAATGACGGAGAGTTCCCGCACGATTGCGGATGAATCCTTATTACAGAACAAACAAAGTTCGGCCTCTTCCGCCAGTATGGATTATCTGCAGACCACCGTACATCTTATTGCTGAAAACGCACTTAATGCGCGGCATTTAATCACGGACGTCGAGCGTCGCGTTTCGATCGGACAACAGACTATCAATCATTCTATCGAAGGAATCAGGCATCGAGCCGACATCATTTCTGTATCCTCTAAAAAAATCGAAGATCTTCATATTGCCAGCCGCAATATCGGCAAAGCGCTACATCTTATACGTATCATAGCCAAACAACTTAACTTGCTGGGTATCAATGCGTCTATCGAGGCGTCAAAAGCCGGCAAACACGGCAAGGGATTTGATGTCGTTGCTGAAGAAATAAGAGCTTTGGCCCTGCGCGCCGATAAGACGACCCACGACATTGATGAAATTGTAAAATCCATACAAATCAACGTAAACGAATCGGTAGACCTTATTCACGGCGTACAAAGTGAGGCGGCCGCGAGCACCGGACAGATGGATGAATTGCAAAAGAGTCTGGGCAATATCGCGACGGAATTTCTCGCTGTCACCGATCACGTACACAAAATCGTGGACGCAACATCGCGCCATGCGGCTGCGGCCAACGAAGTCGAAGAACGTATCCGCATGATAGACCACTCATCCAAACGGATTTTGCAAGGTACCCAAGAAATCAATAGCTCCACGGATTACTTTTTGCAAGTTACGCGCGGATTGCAAGAAATGCTCATGCCTTTTAAAATGAATGAAACGGAGGAATCTCAAAAAACGACGCCACAACCGTCAAATCACAGCCATTCAAATCCCACTGCCCTATCTACGAAAAACGATCCGCCGCATCAAAATGCATTTGACTTAAAGACCAACGACCTCATCTCCAATGTAAATTAAAAAGCGTGCAATTGCCGCGACATCGTTCCTATGATCACTTGACGAACGTGCCGTACGGTGTTACCGCGCCCCCAATTATTTCCTTCTGATACACCTCCATTTCGCCGAGACTTGCCGACAAAAAATTACCATTCCCTTTTTTCAAAAAACCGAAACAGCGCCAAGGCGGCGGCGATATTGCTTCGCTTACGTCAAAAATGACGAAGGGCATATTCAATACGCGCGTATGAACAGATACAATGAACCTAATTGCTGTTTCGAAGTACCTGCGTGAATCACGGCGGGTACGATGACTCGGTTCGATTTTGATCATAAAGTAAAATCTTTGGACACAATGCTAATAAATCCGAAATAATGATTTAACATTTGCCTCCTATCATTACATCCAGTCGGGGCCAATTGGCTACTGATATTGATCACATTAAAACCTGCGAGTCATGTTGCATAGAAAAAAAATCTTATTTATCGGAGGTTCTTACAATCAATCGACGATGATGTTCGCAATCTCCCAATATCTTAAGCACTACGAATGTTATTTTACCCCTCACTATTGCGATGGTGTACTTGATCTTTTTGCTAAAGCGGGTATGCTTGATTTTACGCCGATCGGTGGGATTCATAAGAAAGTAACAGAAGAGTTTTTTAGTCGGATGGGAGTAGCGGTTGATTACAAAGGCCTTCTCTACGACTATGATCTAGTAGTGACATGTTCCGATTTGATCATACAAAAGAATATCCGCACTAAAAAAATCGTATTGGTCCAGGAAGGCATGACCGACCCTGAGAATCTCATGTATCATCTTGTTCGTACCTTACGGCTTCCCCGATTTCTGGCCAGTACTTCGACCAATGGTTTGTCCGATTCTTACGAAATGTTCTGCGTCGCCTCGCAGGGGTACAAAGATTTTTTTGTACGAAAAGGAGTGCGTCCTGAAAAAATAGCGGTAACCGGCATACCAAACTACGATGATCTCGCGCGCCACACAG containing:
- a CDS encoding methyl-accepting chemotaxis protein — its product is MLGFIIWEKIESVQLTNLKLYGLNHLHVVLKFQSSMHRYTLLRIEHGTTTSEGSEELQDILETDKERRFQSSAETSYQTLAERWKEYSSLDPTTSADAVHNYHTYLAEQSFLPYLNEIGAIAQLSSDAEADIQMAATNLMQHLPNLMYSITDACLLEQRRSGKPLSADIQKIGLLCGRLRDNMAKVERDAEKIASTNELINQDPLLARVKELRSMISDMVEILESQLNPAENREANPAEFALLSRRTLATASVYEDVVYRYLQDTLARRADELNMSAWVITIVALASTLIPVFLGLYLFGSVSNPIRMMAGIMEHAVLDTRIRLSRKDEIGRMATAFDRFLDTTKAALKEAAQSSHQAVIIAQKMTESSRTIADESLLQNKQSSASSASMDYLQTTVHLIAENALNARHLITDVERRVSIGQQTINHSIEGIRHRADIISVSSKKIEDLHIASRNIGKALHLIRIIAKQLNLLGINASIEASKAGKHGKGFDVVAEEIRALALRADKTTHDIDEIVKSIQINVNESVDLIHGVQSEAAASTGQMDELQKSLGNIATEFLAVTDHVHKIVDATSRHAAAANEVEERIRMIDHSSKRILQGTQEINSSTDYFLQVTRGLQEMLMPFKMNETEESQKTTPQPSNHSHSNPTALSTKNDPPHQNAFDLKTNDLISNVN